Genomic segment of Hydractinia symbiolongicarpus strain clone_291-10 chromosome 5, HSymV2.1, whole genome shotgun sequence:
GTCTTACCTAGCATAAACATGTAAGTAAATACTTTCGCGAAATTTTTGTATTTCGCgaacataaactttcgcgaatcaaTAATTTGAAGAAATTACGAGAAATTTCcttagaaatttttaaaaggtaCTATCATATTAACAGGAAAATTGAAACTGGTCAATCGTGAGCTAGTAAAACATCTTTCGAGATCAGTTAATAAGAATAAAGCTAAAGTAATCGAAAAAAGACGATATTCAGTGCTCTAAGGTACGCCTGATATCGCGAAAATCAATTCTTGCGAAAATTATCGAAATGATCATTTGCGAAAGACTTCGAAGGTAGTTTTAGTATTTCTTTTACAATCCatattttgttgtaaaaattATGTAAAGCGACGCTGACTCATATTTGCTGCAGAAAGAGACATTGTGTTGTATAgctgatttatttttatttttaggacgCATTCACTTTGTTTGACGAGATCATCGATGCAGCACTAAATTACCTAACATTCTATATACTCTCTGGTGTATGTACAACCtaatgtgaaaaaatatatgttaTGGTGCACGAATTTTCTTACAAGTAAGAAGTGTCTAACATTTAACGGTTGTGGATCAAGGAATGCTTTCAGTGGGGAAGTTGACAAAATTTGCATACAGCTTCAGATTTACAAGAGTACTATGCATAATAACTGAACTTATCATATTGGGAAGCTGCACCAGCTGTCGAGATAACAATTGCCATTTGGCGCGAAGAAAATTTATAGTGATTACTGTTATTTTATAAGCACctaaagaaaatgtaaacaagatgGTAATCCACTGCGTTTGAAATAACTGGtatgtttttttgtataaaacgtATATTCGTTACAACATATCtaactgtttaaaaaatataattatcaaCAAAAATATGTTCCGCAATATGTTCCTGAAAATGACCTGTAGAATTTGTTCTGCAAAATGACCTGCTGGTAATTCTATCCTGTAAAACCACCTGTAAAATCTGTTGTGgaaattgttgtaaaaattttattttgtaaaatgacctgcaaaatttgtttttaaaagtgcGAACTTGACGTGTGAACTCAGTTTCTTGACTAATTATAGATAAATCCGGGAGTCTAATTAAATataaattgctaaaaaaatattaagtatTCTATCCAGAATCACGCATCTTATCTATGTTTTTCTCCCCCAGAAAATCCTGTAAAGGTTCATTGTTAAGTATATTTGAAAGttcatttatattatattttgtttcttcttgttttttatttcctaATTCGACTTCATCTATCGTCTCCCCCGTTTCTACTTCTCCGTCTACAATGCTGTAAGTCGCCCATGGTTGTAGTTTACCAGAGCCAAGTAATATATAGGCCAAGCCTCCAATAATGCTGACACCAGCCAGACCATAGAAAACTTCAAGCCATTCACCTGCCGTCTGAAAAGAAGAGGAAACTGTCACATAAGATTACGTTGTTccaaaatttaagttttttgccAGCCCCCTtgccagggcattttgccttgttcaTGAAGTTGATACCCACTCCGTtttaacggctcaggggccacaagaccctgggtgCGAGGTTGAATTTTCGCTTGATCTAGTACATTAAGAACATGCAAGAAAGTTGGTAAAAAGTCAGAAGAAGACAAACATCTGATTTACTTGAAAATAATGTATAACAAACTAGTAATCGTTTGATGGAATCGAAAAACTGGGGGATACATTAGCCAGGAAATTTGTACAAATCATCAGTTCCTTCACACAACCTCGTCTCCCAAGGTTCCTTTTTTCCTACCCATTGCGACCTTATCGAGGGACGAGGCTACTGTAAAAGAAGTTCTAAGCTTTTAGCCTCGTTCAaatgctttttattattttgtgttccACCAGAAATCCTCAAGAATTGCGTCGGCATAAGTTTCTTATAATCAATATCAGaaatttttttcaacacaaaatttaaaaacagttgAACTCGTGCTGTCATTGCGACATCTATTTAACCGTTTTAAAAAACCCTTTAAAACGAGGCTGCGAGAGGATAATTCGTACATACTCACCCCATGTTTGGTCATAATACCAACGATAGCTGGTCCAACAAATCCAGGTGTCGTCGATATACTGTTACTAATGCCTATAATAGTGCCACCGTATTTTGGTGCAATGTCCATAGGATTTACCATGAATCCACTAAATGCGAAGCCAAAGAAGGCGACACTCACACAAAGAAGAACAATCGTAGCTTCGGAAGATTCAACGTAACCAGCAATAATGAGAAAGAAACCAGAACCGATTACAcctggaagaaagaagaaaataagttcttataaacatttttcaattaactaaaaaaatcgtaataaaaaatatgtagtaGACTCTTTATTCGGATatggcaaatattttttatacatcTTCTGTTGTCCCCCCTTCCTGCCAGGGTTTGTTTATCAAAAAAGCAGAAATCCCTGGGATGAAGGGTGCTGTTGTTATCGCCCTATATACTTTATCTTTCTTGAATAAATTTCCTGTGGCGAGTTTCGGATAGAGAGTTAACTGCAAACAATAACGGCcagacaaaaaagaaaagacaaaaatgaaaaaagtttaccaatgttgaaaaataattttctggtcAAACCAACAGGTAAAACTTGACGTGCTTTGTCGGCTAAAAAACCGGCTATCGATATCATGATGGTCATGAAGAACCACGGCATAGCAGAAACTATGCcagtctaaaaataaaaaccatgCAATTGTACTATTATTGATACGGTGGTAAGTAAAAATGTTTTGGGGTCATTGGGGTAGCGAAAAATAGCGAATTTGGGTGTTATGTAATTATTGAATAGCCCCTTGGTTTTGTAATATTTCACAAAATTGCAGTTTACCAAAATTGtctcaaatttttttgaaagatcGATGTTGattatgttttttaataaacatattGTCCATGTTTTCTTTTCCTCTTGAATTTCAAGTAAAGAAATTTGTTCGTGTCTTCCAATCAATTTTCATCTTTTAATTCGCGGATCTCACAAGtattaagggggattttcacgaagcgattgaacagcgaattcgacggcgaattcgctttttaattttcacgacaaaataaattaggcgccaaagtcattgtttacattagttaaccgcgttctgattggtcaaaaactagcaGTGAAACGGCgaaatgtatctgagcatgcgcacttttgtttgttttcattttgcttcaaaaaattttttaaaacaatttctaCTTTTTAGCGGCGAAATAGTTCGTTGTGAACGTGTGACCAAACATAATATTTAGTGTTTATTCTTAGAAAAACAGGTAACtggaaagaattcaaaaaaactGTCTGGTTTTTAATACCCAAAAGAGTGCTTAcattcagtattttaaatttGCCACATGTTTTTTCATTTCATGTGAAAATCAAAAAGATATTTCGCAGCTAATTCGCTGCCGAATTCGCCATTGACAATTCGTtccgtgaaaatcccccttaaatCTTGGTGTAATAATAGCGTACAAGTTTCAACGTTATCGTGCGAACCATGAAGGTTTTCATTAACATAAATATTGTCGAGTCTAACTGTCAATGTTACAACTTTATTGGAATCACATGTGCATAAAagccaacctcgatcccaggacctgttgtctctttttacaTATTGGACGGCGAGACAAAAATTTTCGTCGGACCTATCAATGACATCCCTGATGAGAGACAAGAAGCACTGGGAAAGAGGATGCATAAAAACGCCACAAGATATATTTCCACAGCAACTGCTAGAAAACAATTACTTTTACTTGTAACCAagcttaagataaaaaaaatgtacttGCTTACCGTTGCTACATTGAACTTGTGAACATCTCGAAGAAACAGAGGCATGGTAATAAGAAGAGTGTAATAACTGCAGTCAAACGTAAAATTAGCAAAGATAATTCCAATCACAGGAAGACTAGAAAATATTTtgcaccatggaatctgatccTACAAACAAAAATGGAGTACATTGTAAATTATCGACATTTTTTATAATGGCAAATAGGAGAAAATAAAATTGCACCTAAGAAAGGTTGAGTTCAAAGATTCGCACCACTGCATAAtttggatttaaaaaaatatagagaGAATCGAGAAGATAAGACATGCTTTCAATCCAAGTTTTTACTCTTTCCAGTCTCCTCTTAGATCCCGCAGAGGCTGCCAAAATGAGTAAGCTTGTCTAATTTTCATAGGCAATGTTAAAAGCTTACTTACCTGTTTCTTTCCATTCTTATTGTCCTTTAGTTGGTCCATAACAGCTAACTCTTCTGCGCTTATGGAAGGATGTTCTTGAGGAGTTTCTGATACCAACATGTACCAAGCGAATGTCCAGAGGAGGCCCGCTCCACCTtaatattttcacaaaattttgaaCAAGATGATACTCGAGTATAATTAGACTGTCTGGAATTTGATGAgaaaaacacaaccattttcgtTTCACACTTCGACGTTATAAAGTACAACTGGTGTCACCTAAGCTTTGTTTCAAAGAAAGAACCTATGCGGCGAGTACTTTGTGTAAACTCACCAAACGTATAAAAGACTGATGGCCAACCGCCTGCGAAGCcatactgtgataacaagccaGAGATTGGATAAGCAGTCAGCATACCAGCTGACAACCCTGTTgagaaaaatataaatcaatAATAAGAACTTCAATAAATTACAAGAAATTATGACTTTTGACATAGACATCAAAATTGACAGTACAACTTTTTAAGCAGGACATTATTTTTCATGATCATTTCTTTGTTAACAACCAACATGTTAACTCTGTAGTTCAATCTCAAATTAGAAcgtaaaagttttgtttacaatgAAGATTTCACATCGCCACTCACCCGATATAGAGAAAGAGACTAATGTGCCTTTTTCTTTGGTTGGTGCCCATTTGCCCCACAAGTAATGATTGGAAGGTAACACAACGCCCTGTAAATAACCAAGATCAAATTAAATTATCTCTGTTGGGCTTAATTTTTGTGACGAATATGGATTCTGAAACTTAGATATTTGAAGAATTCTtgtctgaaaaaatatttggcaATATATCGTATATTGCTAAGaacgtttttaaattttattttttttgatgttAGTAGGGGCATGGGGCATCTATTTAAGAGGGGAGCGATAAACCCCCTGTAAAAAAGTTGACTTTTAGGGTCAAagggagaaaaaattaaaaatgggtGGAGTATTAAGGATAAGTAAAGGGACAGTCTAATTGAAGGGGCGTTTACCGAAACATTATCGTATTTTAAAATGGCATGTTATTTTGTACCAAACTACATTTTTACTTCGTTACGCAAACAATACTCGCACGAAAATTGCTACGTATTAAGGAAATAGCGAGATTTACTTACTAAGAAGAAGCCTTGTGTTATTCGtgctatgaaaaaaaaatcctcGTTGTATCGTGCGATTTCCGGCAACAGTGCATTTATGACAGAAGCGATAAAGACGCTAATTCCAAGTACTCTCTTTCCACCAAATTTCATGCACAACCAACCAGCTGGAATTTGAAGGATCAAATATCCATAGAAAAAAGCCCCAAGAAGCAtacctaaaataaattttttttttttttgatacaaATGTTTACGCGCAAGGTTCACCTTTTAGCGACATAAACCTTCCCATGTTCTTTTACACATCCTCTCTACTTGAATACTCACCGTTCGCTCTGCTAAACTCTTTCCATTGTTATGAAAGATTGTTACTTCGACGTTACAGTGATAAAAGTCAAGCAAGAAATCGTACGCTTTTGCTATGACTCCTTACCAAACGTATGGTAAGTAACCTAGATCCCAgaacttttttctctttctgatatAAGGTACGGcaagaaagaaaaagtttttctcTTGCCAAAAAGgagacaaagagcccggggGTCGAGGTTGGTTATTTAAGTACTTTATAGACTGTCCTTGTTTGACCAGATAGTATATTTCAGAGACCCACGTCATGACATGTGATATATTTGCTTGCGGCTAGAATAGGGCATATTAAAAACCTACCTTTCTTTTCTGAATCCCAATGAAATTCAGGAGGCTAGAAAACAAAAGTAAGCTTAGTGAATAAGAGAAGAGAGACTTTTTTCGATCTGACTCGACCCTATTGGGAAAAATTTcgttgctttttatttttaattagccAAATATGCATATGGCATTGGTTACTACACGTCACATCAACAAGACAAATATAGAATGATTTATCTAAGAAATGAAATCTATCAGGACGTCACTGACATGGTATGTCGGGTTATAATAAGGATATTATTTTCGCGTTACCAAACGTGCCGTAACATGGCGTTAAGTTTTATCTTGCGTCGTGGTTTTTGAAACAGACAtcagtttaaagaaaaaaaaataccctctTTAAATCGT
This window contains:
- the LOC130644307 gene encoding vesicular glutamate transporter 1-like, yielding MDEEKKKLEKSSKFYIPRRYILCVLMFGGFLTMNCQRSCLSVAIVAMSSKTRHWENGKWKSKPPEFHWDSEKKGMLLGAFFYGYLILQIPAGWLCMKFGGKRVLGISVFIASVINALLPEIARYNEDFFFIARITQGFFLGVVLPSNHYLWGKWAPTKEKGTLVSFSISGLSAGMLTAYPISGLLSQYGFAGGWPSVFYTFGGAGLLWTFAWYMLVSETPQEHPSISAEELAVMDQLKDNKNGKKQDQIPWCKIFSSLPVIGIIFANFTFDCSYYTLLITMPLFLRDVHKFNVATTGIVSAMPWFFMTIMISIAGFLADKARQVLPVGLTRKLFFNIGVIGSGFFLIIAGYVESSEATIVLLCVSVAFFGFAFSGFMVNPMDIAPKYGGTIIGISNSISTTPGFVGPAIVGIMTKHGTAGEWLEVFYGLAGVSIIGGLAYILLGSGKLQPWATYSIVDGEVETGETIDEVELGNKKQEETKYNINELSNILNNEPLQDFLGEKNIDKMRDSG